A stretch of the Carcharodon carcharias isolate sCarCar2 chromosome 28, sCarCar2.pri, whole genome shotgun sequence genome encodes the following:
- the LOC121270931 gene encoding tissue-type plasminogen activator-like isoform X1, whose amino-acid sequence MKFLLLILLSSFSICIEMTLLSNRLQKRKKHISSRTGTCIESPFEIYRRGDTWLRIHRNNIQKCICKRSAICYDVHTKECTRNKCLNGGSCAQLIHSKDYVCHCPEEYFGKHCEIDSRSHCINDSGKDYRGTRSYTASGAECLKWDSFAVLGRKYNAMRYDASKLGLGSHNYCRNPDGDAKPWCYVPGSMYWEPCDIPTCQTIVALKCGQREYKMNKIAGGKKAAIEFHPWQAALYITETRSTNPYFICGGSLIHPCWVLTAAHCVDTRVSRAEYHVVLGRPSINEPTKNDQTFIVEKIISHPQFNDDTFDNDIALLKLKSQSGMCAEESKFVQPICLPSKHLTFPEDTQCEVSGYGKEAEFSPFFSKFLKEARVNLISQQECGSPKYYGNKLTDNMLCAAHPDWKADSCKGDSGGPLVCENNGQMQLHGIVSWGEGCAKKNKPGVYTRVRNYIRWIEENMNA is encoded by the exons ACTCTGCTGAGTAATCGGTTGcagaaaagaaaaaaacatatttCAAGCAGAACAG GTACATGCATAGAATCACCATTTGAGATCTACAGAAGAGGTGACACCTGGTTGCGAATTCACAGAAACAACATACAGAAATGTATATGCAAAAGGAGTGCAATATGTTACGATGTACACACAAAAG AATGCACCAGAAATAAGTGTCTAAATGGAGGAAGCTGTGCACAACTtattcattcaaaggattatgtctgtcattgccctgaggaatattTTGGTAAACACTGTGAGATAG acagtAGATCCCATTGCATTAATGACAGTGGAAAAGATTACAGGGGAACAAGGAGCTACACAGCATCTGGTGCAGAATGCTTAAAATGGGACTCATTTGCTGTACTTGGAAGAAAATACAATGCAATGAGATATGATGCATCAAAGTTGGGTCTTGGAAGTCATAACTACTGCAG GAATCCAGATGGTGATGCCAAACCTTGGTGTTATGTTCCGGGTTCAATGTATTGGGAACCCTGTGATATCCCAACATGTCAAACAATAGTAG CATTAAAGTGTGGCCAGAGGGAATATAAAATGAACAAGATTGCTGGAGGAAAGAAAGCAGCCATTGAATTTCACCCCTGGCAAGCAGCACTCTACATAACTGAGACACGATCCACAAATCCATATTTTATTTGTGGAGGAAGTCTGATCCACCCTTGTTGGGTTCTGACAGCTGCACACTGTGTTGACACAAG AGTTTCTCGTGCGGAGTATCATGTAGTACTGGGAAGACCTTCAATAAATGAACCTACGAAAAATGATCAAACATTTATAGTGGAAAAGATAATTAGTCATCCACAGTTCAATGACGATACCTTTGacaatgacatag cTCTGCTAAAGTTAAAATCTCAATCAGGAATGTGCGCAGAAGAGTCTAAATTTGTGCAACCCATTTGTTTGCCTTCTAAACATCTTACATTTCCTGAAGACACTCAGTGTGAAGTTTCTGGATATGGGAAGGAAGCTGAGT tttCTCCTTTCTTCTCCAAATTTCTGAAGGAGGCAAGAGTGAATTTGATTTCACAACAAGAATGTGGGTCTCCTAAATATTATGGAAACAAGTTAACAGACAATATGTTGTGTGCTGCCCACCCTGACTGGAAGGCGGATTCTTGTAAA GGAGATTCTGGTGGACCTCTTGTATGTGAAAACAATGGACAGATGCAACTTCATGGAATAGTTAGCTGGGGAGAAGGGTGTGCCAAAAAAAATAAACCCGGCGTTTATACAAGAGTTAGAAACTACATCCGGTGGATTGAAGAAAACATGAATGCCTGA
- the LOC121270931 gene encoding tissue-type plasminogen activator-like isoform X2, with protein sequence MKFLLLILLSSFSICIEMTLLSNRLQKRKKHISSRTECTRNKCLNGGSCAQLIHSKDYVCHCPEEYFGKHCEIDSRSHCINDSGKDYRGTRSYTASGAECLKWDSFAVLGRKYNAMRYDASKLGLGSHNYCRNPDGDAKPWCYVPGSMYWEPCDIPTCQTIVALKCGQREYKMNKIAGGKKAAIEFHPWQAALYITETRSTNPYFICGGSLIHPCWVLTAAHCVDTRVSRAEYHVVLGRPSINEPTKNDQTFIVEKIISHPQFNDDTFDNDIALLKLKSQSGMCAEESKFVQPICLPSKHLTFPEDTQCEVSGYGKEAEFSPFFSKFLKEARVNLISQQECGSPKYYGNKLTDNMLCAAHPDWKADSCKGDSGGPLVCENNGQMQLHGIVSWGEGCAKKNKPGVYTRVRNYIRWIEENMNA encoded by the exons ACTCTGCTGAGTAATCGGTTGcagaaaagaaaaaaacatatttCAAGCAGAACAG AATGCACCAGAAATAAGTGTCTAAATGGAGGAAGCTGTGCACAACTtattcattcaaaggattatgtctgtcattgccctgaggaatattTTGGTAAACACTGTGAGATAG acagtAGATCCCATTGCATTAATGACAGTGGAAAAGATTACAGGGGAACAAGGAGCTACACAGCATCTGGTGCAGAATGCTTAAAATGGGACTCATTTGCTGTACTTGGAAGAAAATACAATGCAATGAGATATGATGCATCAAAGTTGGGTCTTGGAAGTCATAACTACTGCAG GAATCCAGATGGTGATGCCAAACCTTGGTGTTATGTTCCGGGTTCAATGTATTGGGAACCCTGTGATATCCCAACATGTCAAACAATAGTAG CATTAAAGTGTGGCCAGAGGGAATATAAAATGAACAAGATTGCTGGAGGAAAGAAAGCAGCCATTGAATTTCACCCCTGGCAAGCAGCACTCTACATAACTGAGACACGATCCACAAATCCATATTTTATTTGTGGAGGAAGTCTGATCCACCCTTGTTGGGTTCTGACAGCTGCACACTGTGTTGACACAAG AGTTTCTCGTGCGGAGTATCATGTAGTACTGGGAAGACCTTCAATAAATGAACCTACGAAAAATGATCAAACATTTATAGTGGAAAAGATAATTAGTCATCCACAGTTCAATGACGATACCTTTGacaatgacatag cTCTGCTAAAGTTAAAATCTCAATCAGGAATGTGCGCAGAAGAGTCTAAATTTGTGCAACCCATTTGTTTGCCTTCTAAACATCTTACATTTCCTGAAGACACTCAGTGTGAAGTTTCTGGATATGGGAAGGAAGCTGAGT tttCTCCTTTCTTCTCCAAATTTCTGAAGGAGGCAAGAGTGAATTTGATTTCACAACAAGAATGTGGGTCTCCTAAATATTATGGAAACAAGTTAACAGACAATATGTTGTGTGCTGCCCACCCTGACTGGAAGGCGGATTCTTGTAAA GGAGATTCTGGTGGACCTCTTGTATGTGAAAACAATGGACAGATGCAACTTCATGGAATAGTTAGCTGGGGAGAAGGGTGTGCCAAAAAAAATAAACCCGGCGTTTATACAAGAGTTAGAAACTACATCCGGTGGATTGAAGAAAACATGAATGCCTGA